A single Mustelus asterias unplaced genomic scaffold, sMusAst1.hap1.1 HAP1_SCAFFOLD_74, whole genome shotgun sequence DNA region contains:
- the LOC144483464 gene encoding histone H1.5-like: MTETAAAETAPPAAPAQVKSPRKKKAAPRPAAAGPKLGEQILNVVAGCRDRKGMSLAAIKKALAGSGVDVGKRVSQIRLTIKRKVETGSLVQTKGQGASGSFKLAKKESPGKMGKKVKKPTAKKPLVKKTAAKKVTTKKAAAKKPAAKKPAAKKTPVKKSTVKKTSSKKAATPKKVVKKAALKKKSPVKKVTGGKSVKKVTKSKAKPKVKAAKAKKASGKK; this comes from the coding sequence atgactgaaactgcagccgccgaaacggctcctccagccgctcccgctcaagtGAAGTCTCCCAGGAAGAAGAAGGCGGCTCCCCGACCTGCGGCAGCCGGTCCCAAGTTGGGCGAGCAGATCCTCAATGTTGTGGCGGGATGCCGCGATCGCAAGGGGATGTCCCTGGCCGCGataaagaaagctttggctggcagcggagtggatgtggggaagcgcgTCTCCCAGATCAGGTTAACGATCAAGAGGAAGGTGGAGACAGGGTCTCTGGTGCAGACAAAGGGACAGGGCGCCTCCGGCTCCTTCAAACTCGCTAAGAAGGAAAGCCcggggaaaatgggaaagaaggtgaagaaaccaacagccaagaaacctttagtaaagaaaacagcggccaagaaggtgacaacaaagaaagcagcagccaagaaacccgcagccaagaaacccgcagcaaagaaaactccagtgaagaaatcaacagtgaagaaaacaagcagcaaaaaggcggcaactccaaaaaaggtggtgaagaaagcagccctgaagaaaaagtctcctgtgaagaaggtgacgggcggaaagtctgtcaaaaaagtgactaaatcgaaagccaaacccaaagtgaaagcagcaaaagcgaagaaagcgtcaggaaagaagtga
- the LOC144483487 gene encoding histone H2A-like → MSGRGKSGGKARAKAKSRSSRAGLQFPVGRVHRLLRKGNYAERVGAGAPVYLAAVLEYLTAEILELAGNAARDNKKTRIIPRHLQLAVRNDEELNKLLGGVTIAQGGVLPNIQAVLLPKKSSAGTAKSK, encoded by the coding sequence atgtctggaagaggaaagagcggcgggaaagctcgggccaaggccaagtctcgctcctcccgggctggactgcagttcccggtgggccgtgttcacaggctcctgagaaagggcaactatgctgagcgtgtgggtgccggagccccggtctatctggctgctgtgctcgagtatctgaccgctgaaatcctggagctggccgggaacgcggcccgggacaacaagaagacccgcatcatccccagacacctgcagctggccgtccgcaacgacgaggagctcaacaagctgctgggagggGTGACCATCGCTCAGGGCGGGGTGCTGCCTAATATCCAGGCCGTGCTGCTGCCCAAGAAAAGCAGCGCTGGGACCGCGAAGAGCAAGTGA